From Actinomycetota bacterium:
ACCCAAATTTGCGTTGACTCATCGTCTTCGTCATTCCAGCCGGTATTGCCAATGTGTGGCGCGGTCTGAACAACAACTTGGCCGCAGTACGAAGGGTCGGTGATGGTCTCTTGATAGCCAGTCATGCCGGTGGAAAAAACTGCTTCGCCAAATGCAG
This genomic window contains:
- a CDS encoding carbamoyl phosphate synthase small subunit, with product MTSAVLVLEDGQVYPGNSFGSVGTAFGEAVFSTGMTGYQETITDPSYCGQVVVQTAPHIGNTGWNDEDDESTQIWV